AGGCCGTCGTGGCCGTGAATGTGCAGAAACCATCGAAGCCACTGCCTCGTCAGTACCGTTATATTAGCCAAAAAGACACCGCCCTGTCGTGACCTGATCgtggagagagagaaggaacagaaaggagaagagagagagagagagagaatgcggAAGAAGAATGACAAAATTTTTTCCAGTCCAAAACTCAATTTATTACTCCAAAATaaaaacgcaccgttttattaaTGGTGTGCAATCCGACCCCCACTCTTCTTTGAGTTGTCAATATCATgaataacaaaatattaatcAATCTAGCTGTAGAATTATCGAAAGTCCTACCGAAAAAGTTCCTCAAAACTTGAGTACtaccattttattaattaaaaatcatttctttttttagtttttctctttcatttaacTTTTCTACCCTTTATTATTACAAATAGGAAAAAGTCAGCGTTACGACAACATTACCGACAGGGAAACGTAGTACCAGCACTACAACATAATTGCAATAAACAGAGACAACACTCGTCTAAAGAGAGAAGCTAAGAATCTTTCGGGTGTCATTAACATATTTTACACCagtcaataaaattttaatagatatgagatttatttatcTTACTGTAATTCTAGTTTATAGAATCAgctctgttctctctctctctgctctccCAGCGctatctctttattcttttcttcgcccttttttctcatcttttatcttatttcgcCATCGCCCCTCTCAAAAAGATCCACGTACAAAGTCATGCTATAAATTGATTCCAGCTATCTTCATTGAAAAGTATATCAAGACGAAATAATAAGTCTCTAATCATATGGCCAAGGATATTAGAGGTGTGATTGATccgatttaatttaattttaaacaaaatttagaactgaactaataacactaattttatattttttaaaactgattATATAGTGGTTATTCCCTAAATTAGTACTTCCAATTTTACTAATTCCGGTCTAATTTAGTTTGATTTTTCGATTTTAGTATCttaagtatattactaatatatttatcaaaagaaatatattaaaaatttattaggtaataaaatgtatttaatatatatattttatatttaaaatgtatgattaaataaatattcatgtttaagattaaaatgttatgttataaattataatatattatttcatacataattatatatattttacataaaaaaataatatataatataaaatatattatctataatattaaaaattaataaaaatatatataatatgtgaacctATCCAATCCTGTGTTGGAAATCGTAAAACCGATTCCGAATCGAATTtaatcagtttttaaaatgaatgaaccGATTCAAGAACGAATAGGTCAAAAGCTGGACCAAACCAACCGGTTTGGACCTATTTTCCAGTTTATTTTTACACCTCTAAAGGACATCATTCCTTATGACGTTGGGCACATAAAAATCCTCATTAGAAGTTGGGTTATCAATGATAGGCTCCCTCCATAAAATTAGTTCAAGTAAGATCACCCCAAGGCTGTATATATCAGTCTCTTCGCTCGCATCTTTCATTTTGATTAGCTCTGGAGTCTTTTAACCCTCAGCTGCTGAAGGTTCAAGCATTTCTTGACTAGCAGTAGCATTCATTAGAAGATGAAAGCCGAAGTAAGAGATGTAAGGATGGTAATTGCGATCCAAAAGTATGTTTTTTGACTTGAGGTTTTCCATGGATTATAAGCTTCTCAAATCCTATATAGAGATGTTCTAATCTCTTGGATATCCATTGAGATGCTCTAAATAATGGCCCATATTTGAGATCCACCATTTCCATATGCCAATATGATgttcaaaatttttgaatttccaATTAAAATATACATCACAAAGAAATTAACTCATAAAATGATTGAGACAATTTATGTAAGAAAAATACATTCTCCAACCAAGAAGAAAGGGAATAATTAATCTCATATCTAGTTGAGGGGCCGACAATTGGAAGAGAGGAAGGGAGAAAGTGGGTTTTTGAAGGGACGGAAGTGGAGATAAAACCGCAAACTAACGGGTAGAGTAGGTCGACGAGGGTAGGGGGAGTAGAAGACAATGCTTTATTTTACGAAAAAGTCTAGTTACAAGTACATTTGTACACTAATATATGcaccaatttattgtgattgatcaaaaagtagattttattaaaaacaatactaatttaatttttaaatatgaaaaaatcagtattgatatgcagattaatacatgactttatttatatatagtaaaactcttatTTTACACGGAGAATGAGCAAAAATGACAATGCAAAAAATGTGATCATGTGCATGCAGACACATTCTCTACTTTGTTTAAAGCTATACATAGCAGCACCTCATTTGTTGGTGTATAAATGGTATGACACCTAACCAGCCCCAAGCTTCTCCCAAATCTAAATCTGATCGGCTTTCTAGAAGTGTTACacactaattttaaaaaagattaaaatttattattaaaaaagtattttttatataaattttatatttatttatttttttaaaaaatatatcaaacttATGCCTtctataattacaaaaaatcgTTTGTAAAAGAAATTGTCAAAGGTGGGCGCACACCTCTCACcagtgttgaaaaaaaaaacccaagtggagagagaaacaaaaaagattaaagAGTGCTGAGTTGGTCCACGAAAAGGACAGCCTAAAGCATAGATTTGGTGGTGCGCTATCTCTGTTTACTGTCTCTAACCAGTGGAGGCTTATACTTGGAATAAAATACACACGTGTACGTATACACACACGTAAAGATAATTAACAAGATAGTATACCCTTgttcattatatattttatcatatttagtCAGACTTAAAATTCTTTTcagtaatataataattttcgtTTAAATAATTGctagaaaaatttatttaaaatattgtgaaaaattaaGACGAAGAGAATTgtcgaaaataaataaataaagaggatTATCATTGTCACACCCACGAGAGCTCGTCGGTCCGGGTACGGACAGTCTATTGAGGTGAGATCCTGATCGCCGGTGGATACATGAAAAATTCGTTTCTTATGGGCCCATCTTCTTACCACAAATTATTGAAGTTTTTCCCGCGTGGGACCCAAAACCATACAGAGATCGCGCACATCACCCATTCACTCTACACGTATCACTTATATATAGCAGGCCtgatttgtttatttaaatttaaattattttattttattattataaaattttttaatttttatataaaatataataaataatttaattttttttaattttaaaataaaattaatattaaaaaaattatattttaataatattttatttaatttttaataaaatattttatttatctcatctaaactatataattaaaCGAGACGACAAAAACACTCCCTCGCATACACTGACAGAAGCTGGTAAAATACAAACCGCAATCTCACTCTTTTAAAtcctaaattttatattttatccatctaatcatatttattaaagtgatatattttaaataatttaacattttgaTCATTTAATTGGAATTAATTAAATTGTCTCGATAAtggtatatttaattataataatattatatataattttaagatttgtAAATTCTGtagattcttttaaaaaaaataaattttactgtaaataaaatatttttttcatataatttttatatttatttatttttaaataaatttacttgTCGACATACTAATACTTTGGTAATATGAAaagtttttaatgaaattataaatattaatattttgatatttgttatttatagcTATAATGCAATAAATTTATAGCTATAATGCAATAAATACGTGATTAAGCATTCAAAtccgatattttaaaatatttaatttttcataatttaagaTTTATTATAAGGTTTtgattaaaatactcattcatccATATTcctattttagaaaaagaatttAGAGAATGTACTCACTATTCatcacttaaattattttttattaatattttattctaatatataaaataaatattttttcaattatctaaattttctctcatactcatattgattatatttttaaataataattttaaaaataatttaattaattacgaaaatataaaaaaaattatttttaaaaatattatcatatccacaaaaaaaataatttaaatttttgtttaaaatatttaatagagtAATAGTTCGAAacgtaataaaaaatattgagtagttaaatttataagtagaagtgaaagaaaaaaataataaagaaagaatagagacatattattttaatagaatagaaaaatgataggaaataaaatgtatgagatttttaaaaaataaataaaatttaagaaaaaattttaaaaaatatattttttaattaaattataagaaattttataaaagatgTGATGTGAATGGTCTAGAGAACTCAAAAGACTTTTGAATCCAAGTCACtgtagaaatattattttaatagaatagaaaaatgattgtaaataaaatgtatgagatttttaaaaaatgaataaaattcaagaaaaacttttaagaaatatatatttttaattaaattataagaaattttataaaagatgTGACATGAATGATCTAAAGAACTCAAAAGACTTTTGAGTCTAAATCACTgcagaaatattattttaataaaatagaaaaatgataggaaataaaatgtatgaaatttttaaaaagtgaataaaatttaaaaaaataaaaaaaaatattttttagttaaattataagaaattttataaaagatatAACGTGAATGGTCTAAAGAACTCAAAAGATTTTTGAGTCCAAGTcactacaaaaatattattttaataaaataaaaaaatgataagaaataaaatatacgagatttttaaaaaataaataaaatttaagaaaatattttaaaaaatatatattttaattaaattataagaaattttatcaaAGATACGATGTGAATGTTCAAAAAACTCAAAAGACTTTTGAGTCCAAGTCACTGCAAAATCCAGAACGAGttacaaataaaaacaacaatttgCTACAAAACATTTGCCGAGGGAAAAATACAGCTATATTCGCTGCGAGTGTGCATTCCAGCTCCTCTCCTGTTCATGCTCTCTTACCTATTTCCCTCTgctgttcttcttcttcttcttctttctcactCCATTCCCATCATCTCTTTCTAGGTCTTTCTTATTCTCTACTGATCTCCATTTTTAGGAAGTGATAGCGTTTGAGTTCTATTGGAATACTAATTCTCAGAGAGATCTGGTGGTTGCTCCAGCATCTAACaccttttttgttgttgttgttgttgttgttatagCTGTGATCTTTGTCTGCATTTAGATTTAGATAACCCGGAAAGCTGGAGAGAGAATTGGGAGAATGAAAGGGGCGCACAAGGATTCAGAGAAGGTGATTTGGGAACAGATGAGAAGCCCATCGACCCCCATTTCCGGGTCAGGTCATCATTCCCGGGCCTTGCCTAAGCTCCTGGTTTGGCTCATCCTCTTCGTTTCCCTCACATACATCGTCTACACACTGAAGCTCGTCTCCACCTCACGCCCCTGCGATGAAGAGCCTTTCCCCAATTCCCGCCACCGactctcttcatcttcttcttctaaaaCGAATATCACCGCCACCTCATCATCACACTCGATTCGGGATCACTTGGCGTTCAAGTCTACCCTCCCGACGGAGCTCAGGAACATAGTTTTTGGCATCGCGGCCTCGGCCAAGCTCTGGGAGAAAAGGAAGAACTACATCAAGCTTTGGTTCAAGCCCCAGGAAATGCGGGGCGTAGTGTGGCTGGACCACCCGGTGAAGACCGACGACGGCGACGAGGTAGACCTCCCGCCGGTGAATATCTCCGGGAACACGTCTCGGTTTCCCTACAAGAACCGGCAGGGCCACCGGTCCGCTATTCGGATCTCGCGGATCGTATCCGAGACGCTCCGTCTCGGCCTGGAGGACGTGCACTGGTTCGTGATGGGCGACGACGACACCGTGTTCGTGACCGAGAATCTGGTTCGGGTCTTGAGAAAATACGACCACAACCAGTTCTACTACATCGGAAGCTTGTCGGAGAGCCACTTGCAGAACATATACTTTTCTTATGGGATGGCATACGGCGGCGGAGGCTTCGCGATCAGCTACCCATTAGCCAAGGCGCTCGCTAAAATGCAAGACCGATGTATACAGAGATACCCGGGGCTCTACGGCTCCGATGACCGAATGCAGGCTTGCATGGCTGAACTCGGTGTTCCCCTCACCAAAGAACTCGGTTTTCACCAGGTCTGCTACTCGGACTTTTTTGTTTAGAGTTTTGATAAGTACAAGTATAATCGTGcactaatctgcgtatcaacactgatttattcatatttaaaatttaaattaatactattttcaataaaatttattttttgaccaattatatcatattaatacataaattagtgtataattatatttacaactatacttttccattTGTTTATTTACTAGTCGGTGGCGTGCGTTTGTTCTTTTCCAGCATCTTCCTCTTATGGCCGATATATCGGCCGatattatataagatgaatttgtaCAATATCGGGGGCCCTTCGTTGGATTCTGGGACTTGGATTTTATCACTTTTGGGGGTTAGGAATTTCCGATATATCGGTATCGGGAAAATTCTGGCAAGAGTTTGATTGGCCTGAGATTGTGTACATTCGCGTTTTCTAGAGCATAGGATCGGTGTATAGGAGCCCGTGGGGTCTAACATCAAGCGGGCAATCATCTCGGAGCTGTCTAGCAATAGCAGAAAACGTTAGCTCAGTGCTGTCCGTCCCTAGATTAATTGGTGGAGTTGGGACCTACGTGCAAAGGGCATTGGACCTAGTTTTGTCCCCATTGAAATGCTGCACCCACGAGCATTTTGTGGGTTGGTTTGAGGTCACATTCCTACTGTTGAACACTA
This Carya illinoinensis cultivar Pawnee chromosome 11, C.illinoinensisPawnee_v1, whole genome shotgun sequence DNA region includes the following protein-coding sequences:
- the LOC122282831 gene encoding uncharacterized protein LOC122282831, with translation MKGAHKDSEKVIWEQMRSPSTPISGSGHHSRALPKLLVWLILFVSLTYIVYTLKLVSTSRPCDEEPFPNSRHRLSSSSSSKTNITATSSSHSIRDHLAFKSTLPTELRNIVFGIAASAKLWEKRKNYIKLWFKPQEMRGVVWLDHPVKTDDGDEVDLPPVNISGNTSRFPYKNRQGHRSAIRISRIVSETLRLGLEDVHWFVMGDDDTVFVTENLVRVLRKYDHNQFYYIGSLSESHLQNIYFSYGMAYGGGGFAISYPLAKALAKMQDRCIQRYPGLYGSDDRMQACMAELGVPLTKELGFHQYDVYGNLFGLLAAHPVAPLVSLHHLDVVEPIFPNVTRVQALQRLTVPMKLDSAGLMQQSICYDQSKRWTISVSWGFAVQIFRGVFSPREIEMPARTFLNWYRKADYTAYAFNTRPVSRNPCQKPFVFYWSKARLSSMNQTMSEYVRHHVSHPACKWKMADPASLDRVEVYKKLDPHLWDRSPRRNCCRIMNLAKKGTMVIDVGVCSEGEISEI